One Cardinium endosymbiont cEper1 of Encarsia pergandiella genomic region harbors:
- the rbfA gene encoding 30S ribosome-binding factor RbfA: MVQTVIRVEQIGKMVQKEIGMLFLTETKRWLGHVFISVTTVNVSGDLSLAKVYLSFCLNKDKDQERLLKKINDHKHTIKRLLGKRMAGKIYKIPHLKFILDHSVGQGARVTALIDQLNFVEP; encoded by the coding sequence ATGGTACAAACTGTAATTAGAGTAGAGCAAATCGGTAAGATGGTGCAAAAAGAGATAGGTATGCTCTTTTTAACAGAAACCAAGAGGTGGTTGGGTCATGTGTTTATATCGGTTACAACGGTCAACGTAAGCGGCGACTTGAGTCTGGCAAAAGTTTACCTAAGCTTTTGCCTTAATAAGGATAAGGATCAGGAAAGGTTGTTAAAAAAGATAAATGACCATAAGCATACCATTAAAAGATTATTGGGCAAAAGGATGGCTGGTAAAATATATAAAATACCCCATTTAAAGTTTATACTCGATCATTCAGTTGGGCAAGGTGCACGTGTGACTGCTTTAATAGACCAATTAAATTTTGTAGAGCCATAA
- the tpiA gene encoding triose-phosphate isomerase produces the protein MDKKYLIGNWKMYKTIQEATFFMEYLLPQLEAIDSGSLALFIAPAFVHLPAIGALLNGSTCMQLAAQNCHHEPEGAFTGEVSAAMLADIGVGGVLIGHSERRIYQKEDHLLLAKKVKRVLEKGMQPFLCCGESLEERRNRRHKAVVQQQIQESLDGIKEIEKVAIAYEPVWAIGTGEVACLEVIEAMHSFIKEILWHQYGSKNVPILYGGSCNPQNAKAIFNCPNVAGGLIGGASLRVDDFIKIVTALLEQKDGTNCN, from the coding sequence ATGGATAAAAAATATCTTATAGGCAATTGGAAAATGTACAAAACCATACAAGAAGCTACTTTTTTTATGGAATATTTGTTGCCTCAATTAGAAGCCATAGATAGCGGTTCATTGGCCTTATTTATTGCACCTGCTTTTGTGCACTTACCGGCTATAGGGGCGTTGCTAAATGGTTCAACCTGTATGCAGTTAGCAGCCCAAAATTGTCACCACGAACCAGAAGGTGCTTTTACCGGAGAAGTATCTGCGGCTATGTTGGCGGATATAGGGGTAGGTGGCGTGCTGATTGGCCATAGTGAACGAAGAATTTACCAAAAAGAAGATCATCTACTTTTGGCTAAAAAAGTTAAAAGGGTGTTGGAAAAGGGTATGCAACCATTTCTTTGCTGTGGAGAAAGTTTGGAGGAGCGTAGAAATCGCAGACATAAAGCAGTGGTGCAACAACAGATACAGGAAAGTTTAGATGGCATTAAGGAAATAGAAAAAGTAGCCATTGCATACGAACCTGTTTGGGCCATTGGTACAGGAGAAGTGGCCTGTTTAGAAGTGATTGAAGCAATGCACAGCTTTATAAAAGAAATCTTATGGCACCAATATGGCAGTAAAAATGTCCCGATTCTATATGGTGGCAGCTGTAATCCACAAAACGCCAAAGCAATATTTAACTGTCCCAATGTAGCCGGTGGCCTTATCGGGGGCGCTTCTCTACGAGTAGATGATTTTATAAAAATCGTTACTGCATTACTTGAACAAAAAGATGGTACAAACTGTAATTAG
- a CDS encoding pyruvate dehydrogenase complex E1 component subunit beta — MRTIQFREALREAMIEEMQRDEMVFLMGEEVASYNGAYKVSQGMLEHFGPTRVVDTPISELGFTGLGIGAAMNGLRPIIEFMTFNFSLVAIDQIVNGAAKMYAMSGGQYHVPIVFRGPTGNAGMLSVQHSQNFENWYANCPGLKVVVPSNPYDAKGLLKSAIRDDDPVIFMESELMYGDLGALPTETYLLPIGKAHLIEMGNDVTLVSFGKMIKVAHEATAVMKRQGISVEFIDLRTIRPLDLSTIIQSVKKTNRLVVLEEAWPLASIASEIAYQVQKHAFDYLDAPIQKVNSLDVPLPYAPTLIEAILPNVAKTVAALKQVLYLT, encoded by the coding sequence ATGCGGACCATACAATTTAGAGAAGCATTGCGAGAAGCAATGATAGAAGAAATGCAAAGAGATGAAATGGTTTTTTTAATGGGTGAAGAAGTAGCCTCCTATAATGGAGCCTATAAAGTCAGCCAAGGTATGTTGGAACATTTTGGTCCCACAAGGGTTGTAGATACGCCTATTAGCGAACTAGGTTTTACAGGACTAGGTATTGGTGCAGCTATGAATGGCTTGCGTCCCATTATAGAATTTATGACTTTTAATTTTTCCTTAGTAGCCATAGATCAGATTGTCAACGGGGCTGCTAAGATGTATGCGATGTCTGGTGGTCAATACCATGTGCCTATTGTATTTAGAGGACCAACCGGTAATGCTGGCATGTTAAGTGTCCAACATTCTCAAAATTTTGAAAATTGGTATGCAAATTGTCCAGGGCTAAAAGTGGTAGTGCCTTCTAATCCTTATGATGCAAAAGGGTTGCTTAAAAGTGCCATTAGAGATGATGATCCGGTTATATTCATGGAATCAGAGTTAATGTATGGTGACTTAGGAGCGTTGCCTACAGAAACCTATTTGCTCCCAATCGGTAAAGCCCATCTGATAGAAATGGGAAACGATGTAACTTTGGTCTCTTTTGGTAAAATGATAAAAGTAGCCCATGAAGCGACAGCTGTGATGAAAAGGCAAGGTATATCGGTAGAATTCATTGATTTACGTACCATCCGCCCATTGGACTTATCTACTATTATTCAGTCCGTAAAAAAAACCAACCGCTTGGTAGTTTTAGAAGAAGCCTGGCCACTGGCCTCTATTGCCTCTGAAATAGCTTACCAGGTACAAAAGCATGCTTTTGACTATCTAGATGCACCCATTCAAAAAGTAAATAGTCTGGATGTACCATTGCCCTATGCGCCTACATTAATAGAGGCAATTTTACCCAATGTAGCCAAAACAGTGGCGGCGCTAAAGCAAGTTTTATATTTAACCTAA
- a CDS encoding diadenylate cyclase, which translates to MLFNPLYFEIREIRFTLMIEIVLVGCFIYWVYTFFKDSVSEKSMLGLCMVHLLYRMAETLHIKLLASILSIFTNPIVPIILFQREIRHFLFSMGKSLLGSKAMITQMIPWWRDKKMEVDVTPVVKAVQTLGGSNTGALIVFTKDGDLRYYEESGDLINAVVSARLLIAIFNKESPLHDGAVIIHSNKIVAARCILPVTENGNIAACFGLRHKAAIGLSEITDALVLIVSEESGQISIARKGTMENNLSAQEIRSRLKDYISKD; encoded by the coding sequence ATGCTATTTAACCCATTATATTTTGAAATCAGGGAAATCCGTTTTACCCTTATGATAGAAATAGTACTAGTGGGTTGCTTCATTTACTGGGTATATACATTTTTTAAAGATAGTGTATCGGAAAAGAGTATGTTAGGTTTATGTATGGTACATCTCCTTTACCGGATGGCTGAAACGCTACATATTAAACTGTTGGCATCTATTTTAAGCATATTTACAAACCCTATTGTTCCGATTATTTTATTTCAAAGAGAGATTCGCCATTTTTTATTTAGTATGGGAAAAAGTCTTTTGGGTAGCAAAGCCATGATCACACAAATGATTCCGTGGTGGAGGGATAAAAAGATGGAAGTAGATGTAACACCAGTGGTAAAAGCGGTTCAAACATTAGGTGGAAGCAACACAGGTGCGCTAATTGTTTTTACAAAAGATGGAGATCTTAGATACTATGAAGAGTCTGGAGATTTGATTAACGCTGTAGTTTCTGCTCGATTACTGATTGCGATTTTCAACAAAGAAAGTCCATTGCATGATGGTGCGGTTATTATTCATAGCAATAAGATCGTAGCAGCAAGGTGCATTTTACCCGTGACTGAAAATGGAAATATCGCTGCTTGTTTTGGATTGCGCCATAAAGCAGCTATTGGACTTAGTGAAATCACAGACGCGCTAGTTTTAATCGTTTCAGAAGAATCGGGTCAAATATCCATAGCTAGAAAGGGCACAATGGAAAATAACCTATCTGCTCAAGAAATTAGAAGTAGGCTAAAAGATTATATCAGTAAAGATTGA